A single window of Ornithorhynchus anatinus isolate Pmale09 chromosome 3, mOrnAna1.pri.v4, whole genome shotgun sequence DNA harbors:
- the LOC114810222 gene encoding GSK-3-binding protein FRAT2-like, with translation MPCPPHQPDRRRRQRRRQQQRQQQHEEDQQEEEEEEEEGGRFLLLEQSVRVGGSAEVDVLVAQIGEALQLGSRRPPPPPPPPPPPPARPLRTPGAKPGPGTSARPRARPAPYCRKPPGPATATATATAAGTGPGPRPKPPALPRPDDDDDDDDDEPQRLLHQLLLSGNLIKEAVRRLQRALAAAAAAAGAPPDGLQ, from the coding sequence ATGCCCTGCCCGCCCCACCAGCCGGACCGGCGGCGGCgacagcggcggcggcagcagcagcggcagcaacaGCATGAGGAggaccagcaggaggaggaggaggaggaggaggaggggggcaggttcCTGCTGCTGGAGCAGTCGGTGAGGGTGGGGGGCTCGGCCGAGGTGGACGTGCTGGTGGCGCAGATCGGGGAGGCGCTGCAGCTGggctcccgccggcccccgccgcccccgccgcccccgccgcccccgccggcccggcccctgcGGACCCCGGGCGCCAAGCCCGGCCCGGGCACGTCCGCACGCCCgagggcccgccccgccccctacTGCCGCAAGCCCCCGGGACCGGCCACGGCCACGGCCACGGCCACGGCCGCGGGaacgggcccgggcccccgccccaagCCCCCCGCGCTGCCCCggcccgacgacgacgacgacgacgacgacgacgagcccCAGCGCCTGCtgcaccagctcctcctctccgGGAACCTCATCAAGGAGGCCGTGCGACGCCTGCAGCGggccctcgccgccgccgccgccgccgcaggggCCCCCCCGGACGGCCTGcagtga